The Candidatus Omnitrophota bacterium genomic sequence TGAGATCGGATATAGAAGTCGGAGGAACGGATCAGAAGTTTAATATGCTGGTCGGCAGGGATCTTCAGGGGTCCTATGGGCAGAATCCGCAGGTAGTAATAACAATGCCGCTTCTCGAAGGTCTTGACGGCGTAAACAAGATGTCTAAATCGCTCGGCAATTACGTTGGTATTAATGAAACGGCCAAGGACACGTTCGGCAAACTTATGTCGGTTTCAGATGAACTTATGTGGAAATACTATGAACTTTTAACGGATGAGAATGTCGAAAAGGTTAAGGCTGAGGTTAACGCTGGGAAATTGCATCCTAAACAGGCCAAAGTGAATTTGGCAGCAATCATCACCGCACAATACCACGGTAAGACTGAAGCTGACAAACAGATTGAGGAATTCGACCGCGCATTCAAAGACAAGGGTTTCCCCCAAGATATAAATTTAACAGAAGTACAGATACAGGGTGATAAGGCAGTGATTACGGAGGTCCTTTCCGATTTATCCAAATTACTTTCCAGTAAGGGTGAGGCGAAACGTAAGATCCAGGAAGGGGCTGTTGAGGTGGATGGGGCCAGGATTTCCGACGTCAATTTAGGGCTTCCGGCAGGCAGGGAATATAAGATAAGGGTGGGTAAGAAATTCGCCAGGATTAGTTTAAAAAATTTTCCCCAAGGCTTAAGATAATGTGAGAAAATTCCGCGCCCAAGGCTAAGAAAAATATTTTAGCGAAAAGTTTAAAATAACGCTTGACAAAAATCCTGAAAATGATATACTTGACTTCCGCGACAGAACTGATTGCATACCGCTAAGGTGTGGATAACAGTGTCGCAAGAAGGAGAAGTTTTTGATCACTTCACCTTAAAATTTTGGAATACATAAAGTAGCAGAGGATGAAATATTAAGACGTCTCTGACGTCTTTTTTGTTGTATAAAGTCCGTCCCCTGGACGGATTTTTTTTCACTTGTTCTTTAAAAAGACGAGTTTTAAGTTAGCGATCAATTTTTGGAACGAGCCAAGACAGATAACTCTAATAGATATTCAATTGGAGAGTTTGATCCTGGCTCAGAGTGAACGCTGGCGGCGTGGTTTAGGCATGCAAGTCGAACGATACCGCAAGGTATAGTGGCAAAAGGGTGCGTAACACGTGAGCAATCTACCTTTGAGTGGGGAATAACCTTGGGAAACCGAGGCTAAAACCGCATATGACCACAGCTAGGCATCTAGCAGTGGTAAAAGACGGGGACCGTAAGGCCCGTCGCTTGGAGATGAGCTCGCGTCCTATCAGCTTGTTGGCGGGGTAATGGCCCACCAAGGCTTTTGACGGGTAGCTGGTCTGAGAGGATGGTCAGCCACATTGGGACTGAGACACTGCCCAGACTCCTACGGGAGGCTGCAGTCGAGAATCTTTTGCAATGCTCGAAAGAGTGACAATGCGACGCCGCGTGTGCGATGAAGGTCTTCGGATTGTAAAGCACTGTCAGCCGGGAGGAAGGTCTTCTCTTTTAATAAAGGAGAAGGTTTGACAGTACCGGCAGAGGAAGCCACGGCTAACTCCGTGCCAGCAGCCGCGGTAATACGGAGGTGGCAAGCGTTACTCGGATTGATTGGGTGTAAAGGGCGTGTAGGTGGTGAATTAAGTCGAATGTGAAATCCCTTGGCTTAACCAAGGAACTGCATTCGAAACTAATTTGCTTGAGCGACAGAGAGGTAAGTGGAATTCCCGGTGTAACAGTGAAATGTGTAGATATCGGGAGGAACACCAGTGGCGAAGGCGACTTACTGGATGTCTGCTGACACTGAAACGCGAGAGCTAGGGGAGCAAACAGGATTAGATACCCTGGTAGTCCTAGCCGTAAACGATGTTCACTAGGTGTCGGGCCCTCTGGGTTCGGTGCCGCAGTAAACACATTAAGTGAACCACCTGGGGAGTACGGTCGCAAGACTGAAACTCAAAGGAATTGACGGGGACCCGCACAAGCGGTGGAGCATGTGGTTTAATACGACGCTACGCGTGGAACCTTACCTCGGCTTGACATGCATTTGAAATCTCTATGAAAGTAGAGACCTGTCCTAAAGACACTTTTGCACAGGTGTTGCATGGCTGTCGTCAGCTCGTGTCGTGAGATGTTGGGTTAAGTCCCGCAACGAGCGCAACCCTCGTCGTTAGTTGCCACCCGCAAGGGAGCACTCTAGCGATACTGCCCGTGTTTAACGGGAGGAAGGTGGGGATGACGTCAAGTCAGTACGGCCCTTATGCCGAGGGCTACACACGTGCTACAATCCCAGCTACAAAGAGACGCAATACCGTAAGGTGGAGCAAATCCCAAAAAAGCTGGGCCAGTTCAGATTGAGGGCTGCAATTCGCCCTCATGAAGCCGGAATCGCTAGTAATCGCGCATCAGCCACGGCGCGATGAATACGTTCCCGGGTCTTGTACACACCGCCCGTCAAGCCACCTGAGTTGATTGCACCCGAAAACGTTACTTCTAACCCGCAAGGGGGGAAGGCGTCTAAGGTGTGGTTGGCGAGGAGGGCTAAGTCGTAACAAGGTAGCCGTATCGGAAGGTGCGGCTGGATCACCTCCTTTCTAAGGAGACTTTAAACAAAAGAAGCACAAACCTCGAGTAAGTTTCACCTACTCGGGCGACTTAAATCGGTGAAAAAAAAAGAGTTTCGTCTTGGCTTGTTCCAAATTATATAACTGCGAGCAAAGCCCTCATAATTTTATTTATGAATCGGGCAAAAGTGCTTTTTCGAATCAGGCCTCCGGCCCTTCGGGCCGATAGGCCCAGAGGGGCCTATAGCTCAGTTGGCTAGAGCGCCGTGCTGATAACGCGGAGGTCTCTGGTTCGATTCCAGATGGGCCCACCAAGTTTTGTGGGGATATAGCTCAATTGGGAGAGCACCAGCTTTGCAAGCTGGGGGTTACCGGTTCGATCCCGGTTATCTCCACCAGCTAACTTATTTGAAATTTTGATATATAAGAATTTTTTTCCGCCGGATAGTACGCATAGGGCGAGGCGGAGAAAGCTCGTTCTTTGACAATCCATAGTAAATGTTATCCAAAGTAACAAATGCAAGTAACAAAACATAGGTAAATCGAGCATCAAAACATTGACGTTGTTTGTTGCCAAAAGCGAACAACTTTACATTTTAATGAAGAATTAAAATGGTCAAGCTACTAAGAGCTTATGACGGATGACTTGGTACGAGAAGGCGAAGAAGGACGTGGTAAGCAGCGATATGCTCCGGGGAGTCGCAAACAGACTTTGATCCGGAGATTTCCGAATGGGGAAACCCTTCACGGATAATACCGTGAAATCTTGCACTGAATTCATAGGTGCCTGAAGCGAAACCGGGAGAAGTGAAACATCTCAGTAACCCGAGGAAAAGAGAAAGACATTGATTTTCCTAGTAGCGGCGAGCGAACGGGAAACAGCCTAAACCCTGTGCCGTAAGGTGCAGGGGGTTGCGGGACCACAATGTGGGATTGTAGAGGAATAGTAGAATGAGCTGGAAAACTCAGCCAAAGAGGGTGAGAGCCCCGTAAACGACATTCCAAAGCACCCTAGTGGTATCCCAAGTAATGCGGGACACGTGAAACCCCGTATGAATCCGGCCTGACCACAGGCCAAGGCTAAATACTATCTCGTGACCGATAGTGAACAAGTACCATGAGGGAAAGTTGAAAAGAACCCCTTTAAGGGGAGTGAAATAGTACCTGAAATCATAAGCTTACAAGCGGTGGGAGCACTATGACGCATCTTCGGATGCGTAATGTGTGACCGCGTGCCTTTTGGTTAATGATCCGGCGAGTTGCTGGGCGCAGCAAGGTTAACCTTCCAACGAAAGTTGATAGGGTAGCCGTAGCGAAAGCGAGTCTTAATAGGGCGACCATAGTTGCGTCAAGCAGACCCGAATGCCAGGTGATCTACCCATGGCCAGTGCGAAAGCTGGGTAAAACCAGCTGGAGGTACGAACCCGTTAACGTTGAAAAGTTATGGGATGAGCTGAGGGTCGGAGTGAAAGACTAATCAAACTTGGTTATTGCTGGTTCTCCCCGAAATATCTTTAGGGATAGCCTCGTGTAATAGGCGGTGGAGGTAGAGTACTCGATGGGCTAAGAGCCTTACCGGGTTTCTGAACCCAACGAAACTCCGAATGCTACCGCCCGTATCACGGGAGTCAGAAAGCGAGGGATAAGCTTCGTTCTCAAAAGGAAAACAGTCCAGACCGACGGCTAAGGTTCCTAAATTCATGCTAAGTGGTACAAGGATGTGAGTCTTCTTAGACAACCAGGATGTTGGCTCAGAGGCAGCCATCATTTAAAGAGTGCGTAACAGCTCACTGGTCGAGTGGTCTCGCGCCGAAAATAATCGGAGCTAAGCATGGTACCGAAGCCACGGATTTGCTATCGTCTTCGGACGATACAAGTGGTAGGGGAGCGTTCTATAGTACAGCGAAGGCAGACTGTAAAGACTGCTGGAGGAATTAGAAGTGATTATGCCGGAATAAGTAGCGCAAATGTCCGCGAGAAACGGACACGCCGTAAACCTAAGGTTTCCTGGGGAAGGTTAATCCACCCAGGGTTAGTCGATCCTAAGCCGAGGCCGAAAGGCGTAGGTGATGGACAATCTGTTTAATATTCAGATACCACTCATTTCGCGTTATCAATCTTGGAGTGACGCAGGAGGTAGAACCATCGACCGGTTGGATGTGGTCGTCTAAGCCCGTAAGTCTTAACAGACTGAGAGGCGAATGGGAGCCCAATCTACGGAAAAGGCGAACTGGCTTGGGCCACACTGTCGAGAAAAGCCTCCGGGGCGAGTTTAATGAGTGATCGTACCGCAAACCGACACAGGTAGGCGGGGAGAATATCCTCAGGCGCTCGAATTAACACTCGTTAAGGAACTAGGCAAAATAGCCCCGTAACTTCGGAAGAAGGGGTGCTTCATTAGCGTCAAGTAAATACTTATGTAGCGCGAAGAAGCGACACTAAAGTGGGCTCTGTGACTGTTTAGCAAAAACACATGACTCTGCTAACTCGGAAGAGGATGTATAGGGTCTGACACCTGCCCGGTGCCGGAAGGTTAAAAGGAGGGGTCATCCCGTCGCAAGACGGGTGAAGCTCTGACTTGAAGCCCCGGTAAACGGCGGCCGTAACTATAACGGTCCTAAGGTAGCGAAATTCCTTGTCGGGTAAGTTCCGACCTGCACGAATGGTGTAGCAACAGAGCCGCTGTCTCAACGAGTGATTCGGCGAAATTGTAGTATCGGTGA encodes the following:
- the tyrS gene encoding tyrosine--tRNA ligase, which produces MEKNIDKQLELIRRGTVEIIQLEELKKKLDNAIKTNKPLVVKAGFDPTAPDIHLGHTVLLRKLRHFQDLGHKVIFLIGDATALVGDPSGQSQTRKVLPIEEVDRNSRTYVNQAKRILREDPRLLEIKHNRDWFIKPFSGNGEHPFGFEQFIELAQKYTVARLLERDDFEKRLKENRPISYSELFYPLMQGYDSVKLRSDIEVGGTDQKFNMLVGRDLQGSYGQNPQVVITMPLLEGLDGVNKMSKSLGNYVGINETAKDTFGKLMSVSDELMWKYYELLTDENVEKVKAEVNAGKLHPKQAKVNLAAIITAQYHGKTEADKQIEEFDRAFKDKGFPQDINLTEVQIQGDKAVITEVLSDLSKLLSSKGEAKRKIQEGAVEVDGARISDVNLGLPAGREYKIRVGKKFARISLKNFPQGLR